The Candidatus Angelobacter sp. sequence TGATGCTGGCGGCGACCCCGATGTTCGCCACCCAACCAAATGTGCCGGCGATTTCCGGCGATTATCTCGAAGTGCGTTCGTGCGATGTGTACACCGGACCTTGCTTTGCCAACGCGGAAATGGGCCTCAGCGGCAGGGAAGGCATGCTGGTCTGGTCGGTGCGCGAAGGCGCCTGGAAGGGCGTCAAACTCGACGGGTTGAACGTCATCGCAGTCGTGCGCACGGACGGCACGCTCGGTGATTTGCGCTATCAACCGCGCAGCGGCAAAGCCGTGCTCGTGGTTGACGCGGCGGCGACGCGGAAGCAACGTGACGCCCTGGTGGATTTTGCCCGCGCGATGGCAGGCGGCCTCATCCAGGAGGTCGCCGGAGTGAAGACCGCGCCCATGCAAGTGGCGCTTGGAACGTGCGACGGCCGCGGGTGCGCCTCGGTGAAGGCGGGCGACCTGGTCCAGATCACGACCCGCTGCCTGGGCAGCAAGGACCATCTCTGCGGCAACGAGGAGACTTTTTACCCGCCGCTGACTCGAGTGACCGGTGCGTATCCGGTGTTCACAGAGCTGGCTTCGTTCGACGGGCGCGGACTGAATTTGACCTGGGCCATGGTCGAGAAACGCAATGCGTTCCTCGGTCATTTCGAGCGGTAAGAGAAAAACTCCACGCCGGCCGGAAACCTTGAGGTTCCGGCCTTTTTCTTTTAGCGCGAAATCGCAGTCTGAACGGTTGCCGCTGAGTCATCGTCAATATGTGTATGAGAAAACTTTCGTTGCTTCTGGGAATTGCTTTGTGCGCCCGGTTTGCGGGTCCTGTGCGTGCCGGTGAATTGACGGTCAAGGCCGCGGACAAGGCACCCCCCGCGGAAATCGGCGAATCGATCCGGAAAACGCTTCAGCCGAAAGCCATCGAGGTGCTCGACGGCGACAAACCCGCGTTTGAATTCTGGTTCCGATCCGACATCCCCCTGAAATCAAAGCCGGCCGCCGCCAACAAGGCTCTGGATTGCATCCAGGAAACCGTCCTGCTGGGGGCCGTGTCGGTGGGCCGGGGACAGCGCGAC is a genomic window containing:
- a CDS encoding DUF1326 domain-containing protein, which encodes MKMKLSVVMLMLAATPMFATQPNVPAISGDYLEVRSCDVYTGPCFANAEMGLSGREGMLVWSVREGAWKGVKLDGLNVIAVVRTDGTLGDLRYQPRSGKAVLVVDAAATRKQRDALVDFARAMAGGLIQEVAGVKTAPMQVALGTCDGRGCASVKAGDLVQITTRCLGSKDHLCGNEETFYPPLTRVTGAYPVFTELASFDGRGLNLTWAMVEKRNAFLGHFER